The following is a genomic window from Actinomadura rubteroloni.
GACGTACTCGTCGGCGCGGCGGCTCGTGCTGCGCGCGTACTCCGAGTCGCGCAGCGAGGCGCGGCGCGCGAAGGCGGCGTCGTTCCTCGCCGCGCGCGTCTGCCCGCTGTGCGGCGGGCGGCGGCTGCGCCTGGACGCGCTCGCCGTGACGTTCGCCGGCCGCTCGATCGCCGAGCTGGCCGCGCTGCCGCTGACGGAGCTGGCCGATCTGCTGCGTCCGCACACCGGGGGCGACGAGCCGGCCGGGGTCCTGACGCGTGATCTGGTGGCGCGGATCGCGGTGCTGACCGAACTCGGCCTCGGCTACCTCAGCGTGGACCGGACGAGCCCGACGCTGTCGGCGGGGGAACTGCAACGGCTGCGGCTCGCGACGCAACTGCGGTCGGGCCTGTTCGGCGTGGTGTACGTGCTGGACGAGCCGTCCGCCGGGCTGCACCCCGCCGACACCGAGGCGCTGACCGGGGTGCTCGGGCGGCTGCGCGCGGCCGGGAACAGCGTGTTCTTCGTGGAGCACGACCTGGACGTCGTGCGCCGCGCCGACTGGATCGTGGACGTCGGGCCGGGCGCCGGGGCGGCGGGCGGGCGCGTCCTCTACAGCGGGCCGGTGGACGGCCTCGGCAAGGCGGCCGAGTCCGTGACCCGCCGCTATCTGTTCGGTGAGGTAGAACGACCGGTCCGGACACCGCGCGAGCCGTCCGGGTGGCTGCGGCTGCGCGACGTCGCCCGCCACAACCTGCGCGGACTCGACGTGGACGTCCCGCTCGGCGTGTTCACCGCGATCACGGGCGTGTCCGGGTCGGGGAAGTCCACGCTGCTGGACGTGCTCGCGGAGACGCCGGAGTTCGAGCGGATCGTCCGGGTCGACCAGAAACCCATCGGCCGCACCCCGCGCTCCAACCTCGCGACCTACACCGGCCTGTTCGACGCCGTGCGCCGCGTGTTCGCCGCCACCGACGCGGCGAAGGCGCGCGGCTACGACGCCGGACGGTTCTCCTTCAACGTGGAAGGCGGGCGTTGCCCCCACTGCCAGGGCGAGGGATACGTATCGGTGGAGCTGCTGTTCCTGCCGTCCACCTACGCGCCGTGCCCGGTGTGCCACGGCGCCCGCTACAACCCCGAGACACTGGACGTCCGGTGGAACGGCCTGGACATCGCGCAAGTCCTCGGCCTGACTGTGGACGACGCGGCGACCGTCCTCGCCGAGATCCCCGCCGCCGCCCGCGCGCTGCGGACGCTGCGCGGCGTCGGCCTCGGCTACCTGCGGCTCGGCCAGCCCGCGACCGAACTGTCCGGCGGCGAGGCGCAGCGGATCAAGCTGGCCGCCGAACTGCGCCGCGCCCGCCGCCGCGACACCCTCTACCTGCTGGACGAGCCGACGACCGGCCTGCACCCCGCCGACGCCGACCTGCTCATGGCGCGCCTGCACGCGCTGGTCGACGGCGGCGCGACGGTCGTGGCGGCCGAGCACGCGATGGACGCGGTGGCCGCCGCCGACTTCGTCCTTGACCTCGGACCGGGCGGCGGGGACGACGGCGGCCGGATCGTCGCGGCCGGCACCCCGGCACAGGTCGCCGCGTCCCCGGAAAGCCGCACGGCGCCCTATCTGCGCCCCCGGCTGGTCGGCTAGGCCCGCCGCGTCGAGCAGCACCGCGACGACCTCCCGCGCGGTGGACACCGGGGCGACGGCCGTCGCGGCGCCGGGCGGGTGCGGAACGCCGAGCAGCGCGGCGGGCCGTGCGGCCGGCGTGCGGGAACCGGGCGCGAGTGCCTCGCCACCAGGCCCGCTCGGATTGAGCCGGCCAGGCGCAGCGCGGCGTGCGGGAACCGGGCGCGAGTGGCTCGCCACCGGGCCCGCTCGGATCGAGCCGGCCAGGCGCAGCGCGGCGTGCGGGAACCGGGCGTCGGGTGGCGGGCGCCGGGTGCGGTGGCCTGGTGCGCGGGTCGGTCAGAGTGGGCCGGTGAGGTAGCGCTGGAAGGTCGGGGCTAGCCAGGCCACGGCGTCGTCGCGGCTGAGCGCTACGACCGGCGGCAGCCGCAGGACGTGGCGGCAGAGGGCGAAGCCGAGGGCCTGTGACGCGGCCATTCCCGCGCGCGGGGCGGCGGTGGACGGGTCGCCGGTGACGGCCGCGACGGCCGGGACGAGCTGGGCCGCGAGGACGCCCCGGACGCGTTCGGCGACGTCCTCGTCCGTCGTGGCGGTGCGGAGCAGGATGCGCAGGTTCTCGTCGTCGTCCCACAGGTCCAGCAGGTGGCCCGCGAGGACGCGGCCGATGTCGGCGCGCGGCGCGGCGGCGAGGTCGGGCAGCCGCAGGTCCAGGTCGGCGGCGGCGGCGAAGAGGCCCTGCTTGCTGCCGAAGTAGCGCATGACCATCGACGGGTCGATGCGCGCGTCGGCGGCGATGGCGCGGATCGTCGCGCGGTCGTAGCCGTCGGCGGCGAAGCGGCTGCGCGCGGCGGCGAGGATCACGCCCCGGGTCTCCTCGGATGTCCTTCTCATGCGCCGCATCGTAGGCCAACATCCGTTGGCCAACAAGTGTTGACATTGCGGTCGGCGCCGCTCCATGCTGTTGGCCAACGGCCGTTGGCCAACAAACGTTGACATGGAGGACGCCATGACCGAGCAGACCGGGATCCTCATCGTCGGAGCCGGCCCCACCGGGCTCACCGCCGCCGTCGCGCTCACCCTCGCCGGACACGACGTCACCGTCGTGGACGCCGCCGCCGAGGGCGCCAACACCTCCCGCGCCGCCGTCGTCCACGCGCGCAGCCTGGAGGTCCTCCAGCCGCTCGGCGTCACCGGGGAACTCGTCGCGCGGGGCATCGAGGCGGGCCGGTTCACCGTCCGCGACCGGGACCGGGTCCTCGTGCCCGTCCCGTTCGACGGGCTGCCGACCGCCCACCCGTACACGCTGATGCTGTCGCAGGCCGAGACCGAGGCCGTCCTGCTGCGCCGCTTCACCGACCTCGGCGGACGCGTGCTGCGGCCCGTCCGGCTCACCGCGCTCACCGAGGACGCCGCCGGGATCACCGCCGAGTTCGAGAGCCGCGAACCGATCCGCGCGCAGTACGTCGTCGGCGCCGACGGGATGCACAGCACGGTCCGCGAGCAGGCCGGGATCGGGTTCGGCGGCGGCGACTACGCCGAGTCGTTCGTGCTCGCCGACGTCCGGCTGCGCGGCGGCGCGCTGCCCGCCGACGAGGTCGTCCTCTACTTCGCCACCGCCGGGATGGTCGTCGTCGCGCCGCTGCCCGGCGGCACCCACCGCGTCGTCGCCACCGTGGACGCCGCGCCCGAGCACCCGGACGCCGCGTTCGTCCAGGCCCTGCTGGACGAGCGGGGCCCGCGCCGCGTCCGCGCCGTCGTCGAGGACGTCGTGTGGAGCTCGCGGTTCCGCGTCCACCACCGCGTCGCCGACCGGTACCGCAGCGGGCGGATCCTGCTCGCGGGCGACGCCGCGCACGTCCACAGCCCGGCGGGCGGGCAGGGCATGAACACCGGCATCCAGGACGCCGTGGCGCTCGCGGACGCGCTGCACACCGCGCTGACCAGCGGCGATGACGCGCCGCTGGACGCCTACGCCGCAGCGCGCCGTCCGGTCGCCGAGCAGGTCGTCGGGCTGGCGGACCGGCTGACCAGGCTCGCGACCGTCGGGCCGCGCGTCCGGCCCGTCCGCAACCTGCTGCTCCGGGCCGCCGGGCACGTGCCCGCCGTCCGGCGCGGGCTGGCCCTGCGCCTGTCGGGGCTGGTGTACCGGTGACGGACGCTCAGCGCGCCGCGACGCGATCGGCCCCGCCGGTCGCGTCGGCGTGGTGCCGGGTGCCGGGGAACACCGCGCGCCACGCGCCGTCCGCCGCGCCGGGCACGCGCACCGCGAAGCCCCCGTTCCGCGCGGTGACGGCCGTGTCGCGGACGGTCCACGGTTTCGTCCCGTCCGGGCGCGACTCGATCTGAACGCGCGCCCCGCCGTAGGGGACGTACCGGTTCGCCCACGGGTCCAGCCGCGTCAGCCGTCCGGCGACCTCGGCGCCCGTGCCGCGCGCCCGGACGCCGAACCCCGTGATCCGGGTGTCCCGCTTGATCTCGAAGCTCGCCGCCGCCTCCCGCCGCACCGGCGCCGACGTGCCGCAGACGCTGCCGCTGACCGCGACCGTCCACCGGCCGCGCGTCTCGATGCCGTCGAAGGCGAAGGACGCGGTCGCACGGCCATCGATCCGTTCCCCGGACGACACATAGTCATAGCCGTGGCCTTCGGCGGCCTCGACTTCGATGAGCGTTTCGTCCATGCACGTCCCGAAATCGACCGCGACCGTCACCGGGGCGCTCGTGCCGGGCACCAGCCGCACCACGGGCGGACCCACCGTGACCACCGGATCCTTCGGGGCGGCGCCCGCCGTCGCCGTGACCGCCAGCGCGGCCCCCGCCGCCAGGACCGTCCGCACCGCTTCCTCCCCGAGCCGCGGAAACCGTCGGGGACCACGATCGGGGGCGGGGACGCCCGGGCCCCGCGCGGCACGCCGCCCGTGACCGGGGCTTTCCTTTGGTCGGGCTGGGGAGATTTGAACTCCCGGCCTCCGCGACCCAAACGCGGCGCGCTGCCAAGCTGCGCTACAGCCCGTCGACGAACCCGGACGCCACGGCGCCCGGAACGCTGCCGAGCCTACCAGGGAAGGCGTCCGGCGACCCCGGCCTAAGCCGCGCTTTGGGCGCTCCCGGCACGGTGGCGTCCGACGGACCCGAGGGCGAGAGGAGCGTGCCGGTGGACGAGCCGCGCGGCGGCGGACGGGCGGTGCTCGTCCTGCTCATGGTCTTCATGGCCGTCAACTTCGCCGACAAGGCGGTCCTCGGGCTGGTCGCCGACCCGATCCGCGACGACCTGCACCTGTCGGCGACCCGGTTCGGGACGATGGCGGGCGCCTTCTACCTGCTGTTCAGCCTCTCCTCGCTCGGCGTCGGGTTCCTCGGCGACCGGCTGCGCGCACGTCCGCTGCTGGCCGCGCTGGTCGTGGTGTGGTCCGCCGCGCAACTCGCCGTCCTCGCGCCCGCCGCCGGGTTCGGGCTGCTGCTGGCGACCCGCGTCGTGCTC
Proteins encoded in this region:
- a CDS encoding ATP-binding cassette domain-containing protein; its protein translation is MEDGFVRVRDAREHNLRNVDVAVPRDALVAFTGVSGSGKSSLAFGTIYAEAQRRYLESVAPYARRLLDQAGTPAVGDVTGLPPAVALGQRRSVPSSRSSVGTVTALSNSLRMLMSRAGDYPPGAETLYSDAFSPNTIVGACPRCDGLGEVHEVTEESLVPDPSLSIRDGAIASWPGAWQGKNLRDVLAALGYDIDRPWRDLPQDERDWILFTEDQPVVTVHPEREAHRIQRPYQGTYSSARRLVLRAYSESRSEARRAKAASFLAARVCPLCGGRRLRLDALAVTFAGRSIAELAALPLTELADLLRPHTGGDEPAGVLTRDLVARIAVLTELGLGYLSVDRTSPTLSAGELQRLRLATQLRSGLFGVVYVLDEPSAGLHPADTEALTGVLGRLRAAGNSVFFVEHDLDVVRRADWIVDVGPGAGAAGGRVLYSGPVDGLGKAAESVTRRYLFGEVERPVRTPREPSGWLRLRDVARHNLRGLDVDVPLGVFTAITGVSGSGKSTLLDVLAETPEFERIVRVDQKPIGRTPRSNLATYTGLFDAVRRVFAATDAAKARGYDAGRFSFNVEGGRCPHCQGEGYVSVELLFLPSTYAPCPVCHGARYNPETLDVRWNGLDIAQVLGLTVDDAATVLAEIPAAARALRTLRGVGLGYLRLGQPATELSGGEAQRIKLAAELRRARRRDTLYLLDEPTTGLHPADADLLMARLHALVDGGATVVAAEHAMDAVAAADFVLDLGPGGGDDGGRIVAAGTPAQVAASPESRTAPYLRPRLVG
- a CDS encoding FAD-dependent oxidoreductase; the protein is MTEQTGILIVGAGPTGLTAAVALTLAGHDVTVVDAAAEGANTSRAAVVHARSLEVLQPLGVTGELVARGIEAGRFTVRDRDRVLVPVPFDGLPTAHPYTLMLSQAETEAVLLRRFTDLGGRVLRPVRLTALTEDAAGITAEFESREPIRAQYVVGADGMHSTVREQAGIGFGGGDYAESFVLADVRLRGGALPADEVVLYFATAGMVVVAPLPGGTHRVVATVDAAPEHPDAAFVQALLDERGPRRVRAVVEDVVWSSRFRVHHRVADRYRSGRILLAGDAAHVHSPAGGQGMNTGIQDAVALADALHTALTSGDDAPLDAYAAARRPVAEQVVGLADRLTRLATVGPRVRPVRNLLLRAAGHVPAVRRGLALRLSGLVYR
- a CDS encoding TetR/AcrR family transcriptional regulator, translated to MRRTSEETRGVILAAARSRFAADGYDRATIRAIAADARIDPSMVMRYFGSKQGLFAAAADLDLRLPDLAAAPRADIGRVLAGHLLDLWDDDENLRILLRTATTDEDVAERVRGVLAAQLVPAVAAVTGDPSTAAPRAGMAASQALGFALCRHVLRLPPVVALSRDDAVAWLAPTFQRYLTGPL